In Acidisarcina polymorpha, the DNA window GGCATCCTTCACACCGACGGATACGCCTCCTATGAAAAAGATATCGGCGCCGAAGGCATGATCCACGCGTGCTGTATCGCGCACGCACGCAGAAAGTTTATCGAAGCCCTCAAGGTACAGACTAAGGCCAACGCCGGCGATCCTAAGTTGGAACGCGCCGTCGCGCTCATGGATCACTTGTTTGCGATCGACTGCGAGGCGCGCTAACAGCAGCCGTCGCCAGATGACCGCCATGCGCGGCGGCAGCAACATGCGCCGGCCATTCTGAGAGAGTTACATGCGCTGTTGCTTGAGATGCGGCAGGCCGGATCGATTCTGCCAGAGTCCGCCGCCGGTCAGGCGATCTCGTATACGTTGAATCGTTGGCAGAAGCTGACACGGTTCATCGAGCGTCCTGTGATCGAACTATCGACGAACTTGGCTGAGAACTCGATGAGACCGATTGCAATCGGTCGCCGCAACTGGCTGCACCTGGGAAGCCAGGAAGCGGGACCGAAGATAGCCGCCATCTTCTCGATCGTCGAGAGCTGCCGCAAACTGGACGTGCCCATTCGCAATATCTGGCCGACGTGCTGCCCGGCCTGGCCGACCGCTACATCCAGTCCCTGGCCGAGTTCACCCCAACCGCTTACGCAGCCAAAGCGGCAAAGTAGCCTATTCCGGGCCGCCTGGGGCCCGTCAACCATGGTGTTTGCCGGACGCACACGGATTCGCCGCTCGCGGCCTCTCTCCTGTAGAGTTGGCAGATGCCTGATGAAGCGGACCGAAATGAACGACAGATCAGTCGGCTCGGCAGTTTCATCGACGCCGTGTTCGCGATCGCTATCACACTTCCGGTTGTGCAGTTGACAGCACCTAAGGTCGGGGCAGGTGAGAATCTAGGAGCCGCCTATGCTCGCTTGCGGCCTGATCTAATTGCCTACATCCTCGGATTCATGGTTATTGGACTTTTCTGGAACTGTTCGCACTTTGGTGCGAAGCTTTTGGTAAAGTCCGATCAAGGGTTCAATCTGCTGACTCTTCTCTTCTTGGCGTCCGTAACCCTAACCCCATTTCCAGCACGGCCGTTTATTGAACATATTGCAGATCCGCCAAACGCTGGCGTCGCGGCAATGTTCTATGGACTCGCTCTCACTGCGCCAATCGCGATGTGGTTCTCGCGCTGGCTCTGGGGAGTGTTGCGCGGTCTCTATAACCCGGAGCTTCCGAAGAGCTATGTGCGAGCACTCACCATTCGATATGCCACTGCTCTAGCGGTCGCACTGTCCGGCGCGCTCATATTGGTGCTGACCAAGCATCCGAGAATCGGCCTCTCTACCGTGGCTGCATCGACGGCAAGCTTCCTCTTACCCCCGACCACCCTATTTGGATCTCGTCGAAGCTTGAAGAGGGCGAATCATGATGTTTCTAAGTCGGCGCGATATGCCGGCGCACTCGATAGCCTGCATCTTCCGCAAACGTGGCCTGGACCTAACTTTGAGCAGAAGCAACGCCGCTCATGCAAGCAAAGTGCCTGGGCGAATGTGTTCACAATTCCTTAGACTTTGAAACGACGCTAAACCACTCTACGCAGGCTCTGGGCCGGCGGTACGCCGAAAACACGCTTGAAGTGGCGAGTCAGGTGGCTCTGATCCGAGAAGCCCAACGTTGAAGCAACATCGACGATCGGTTCGCCGCGCTGCAGCATATTTTTGGCTCGTTCGATCCGTACCTGCAGCAGGTATTTGTGCGGCGGCAGGCCCAGCGCCTCGCGAAAACTGCGAAGCGCATGATACATACTCAGGTGGCCAACGTTGGCAAGCGCTTCAAGGCTGATCTGCTCTTCGGCGTGCGCGTGAATGTACTCACGCATGCGCGCGACACTGCCCGAAGGTGCCGTCGACGGGGTGGTGCACGCCTTCTCAGCGTGTCTCTGCGCGACGTGCTCTAGGACGTTAAGCATCCTGCATTCAAACTCGATTGCCTCGCAATGACCTTCCAGCTTCTTATGTAGCTCCAGTATCTTGTCGGCGAGTTGTGGATCGAGACGAAAGGCTTCTGTAAATCGGATAGGCGTTGCGGAGATCTGCAGGCTGAGCCGCTCAAAGAGTTCGTCCTGCAGGTAGAACATGCGGAACGACCAGCGCCGGCTATCAGCTGGGAACGGCGCGTGCACATCGCCGGGGTTGAACATAATTACCGTATCTGGTTGCAGCGTGTAGTTGCGGTCGCGATGCCAGGAGCGCATAACCCCGGACTGCATGGCACCGAAGGAGGCTTCGGAGTGGAAATGGCGAGTGAAGGAGTAGGCCTGGAAGTCTCCGCGAAAGAGTTCTGCGCCCGCCACCCGTTCATTCCGCCACAGCGTGCCCGTTTCATTCTTAGACAAGGCAGCGGCTGCGGCTGGATCCCAGGGCCGGTCCTCGTCATGCGGCATTGCTTTGGGGGCTGATTTCTCCATGCAAACTCACGCTTTGGGGGTTGCTTTGTCCATGCAAAATCAAGGGATATTACCGCAACTTCGTTCAATACTCTACCGCTCTATACCCCTGATCATCGGGATATGGAAACGATCAAGAAACTACCGCAGGTACCGGCGTCCTGGTTCGGGATCGTGCTTGGCCTGGCGGGGCTTGGACTCAGCTGGCGCGTTGCTCATCGAGTGTGGGGAATGCCAGCCTTGATTGGTGAGAGCATCCTGGGAATCTCCGCTATGGTCTGGGCAACGCTGCTCGGGCTTTTCGCAGTCAAGTGGATCCTTTTTAGGTGTGACGCTCACGCGGAACTTAAGGATGCCATCCAGTCCACCTATATCAGCCTGATTGGAATTGGAACCAATCTGATGGCTATCGGCCTGTACCCCTATAGCCAGCGCGGTGCGCTTGCTTTGTTTGTTCCGGCGACCCTGGTCTCCGTCACGCACGGCGTTTTCTTTACCAGCTTTGCGTGGAGCGGCGACAGGCACTCTAGTGCCACCACTGGATC includes these proteins:
- a CDS encoding AraC family transcriptional regulator, which translates into the protein MEKSAPKAMPHDEDRPWDPAAAAALSKNETGTLWRNERVAGAELFRGDFQAYSFTRHFHSEASFGAMQSGVMRSWHRDRNYTLQPDTVIMFNPGDVHAPFPADSRRWSFRMFYLQDELFERLSLQISATPIRFTEAFRLDPQLADKILELHKKLEGHCEAIEFECRMLNVLEHVAQRHAEKACTTPSTAPSGSVARMREYIHAHAEEQISLEALANVGHLSMYHALRSFREALGLPPHKYLLQVRIERAKNMLQRGEPIVDVASTLGFSDQSHLTRHFKRVFGVPPAQSLRRVV
- a CDS encoding TMEM175 family protein; the encoded protein is MPDEADRNERQISRLGSFIDAVFAIAITLPVVQLTAPKVGAGENLGAAYARLRPDLIAYILGFMVIGLFWNCSHFGAKLLVKSDQGFNLLTLLFLASVTLTPFPARPFIEHIADPPNAGVAAMFYGLALTAPIAMWFSRWLWGVLRGLYNPELPKSYVRALTIRYATALAVALSGALILVLTKHPRIGLSTVAASTASFLLPPTTLFGSRRSLKRANHDVSKSARYAGALDSLHLPQTWPGPNFEQKQRRSCKQSAWANVFTIP